AGACCGCCCAGCCAGGAGAGGTATCGCCACACCAATGGCTGGTCGAGGCCGAGCTGCTCGCGTAGCGCAGCCAGCGCTTCCGGCGTCGCGTTCATGCCGAGCATTAGCTGGGCCGGATCGCCCGGCACGATCTCGAGCACGGCGAACACCACCAGCGACGCCGCCAGGAGCGTCGCGATGCCGATGAGGAGGCGCTTCAAGAGGAAGGCGGTCATGCGTGCGGCCTCTCTCTCCCCCTTGGGGGGAGGGTCCGGCCGAAGGCCGGAGGTGGGGTCGCTGCGGCAGTGCTCGACATAGTCTTCGCATCGGCACGCGGCATGAACCTACCCCACCCGGCTCGCTCCGCTCGCCACCCTCCCCTCAAGGGGGAGGGCAAACCCATCAATCCACCCACTTCACCTTGGTCATGTCGTTCGCCTGGATCGGGGAGTTCTCCCACATGCCCTCGACCTTGGCATCCCATACGCCGACCTTGGCGAGCTCGAACAGGAAGACGGCCGGAACGTCGTGGGCCAAAATCTTCTGCGCGGCGCCCAGCAGTTCCTTGCGCTTGGCGTCGTCGGCCGTGACGGAGAGATCAGCGATGACCTTGTTGAACTCCGAATTCTCGTACTGGAAGTAGTAGCCGGGCCGCGAATAGATATCGATGTCGTTCGGCTCCGTGTGCGACACGATGGTGAGGTCGTAGTCCTTCTCGGTGAAGACCTTGCTCAGCCAGTCCGCCCACTCGACAGGGACGATCTCGAGGTTGATGCCGATCTCGCGAAGCTGCGAGGCGATCACCTGTCCGCCGTCACGTGCATAGGCCGGGGGCGGCAGCTTCAGCGTGGCGTTGAAGCCATTCTCCAGCCCGGCCGCCTTCAGGTACTCCTTGGCCTTGGCGATGTCGTGCGGATAGGTGCCGGTCAGGTCGACATAGGCGGGATTGGCCGGCGACATGTGCGAGCCGATGGGCGCCCCGAGGCCGCTGCCGTTACCGGCGATGATGGCCGCGCGGTCGATCGCCGAAGCGATCGCCTGGCGGACTTCCAGCTTGTCGAAGGGCGGCTTCTTGTTGTTCATCGACAACAGCGTCTCGCCCTCGGTGGTGCCGATCACGACCTTGAGGCGCGGATCTGCTTGCAGCTGCGGCAGCGCATCGCCGACCGGGGCGTTCGGAAACGCCTGCACGTCGCCCGACAGCAGCGCCGGCACGGCAGCCGCGGCGTCGGGGATGATGCGGAACTCGACCTTGTCGAGCGCGACCGGATCGCCCCAATAGCCGTCTGCCTTCGAGAGCTTGATCGAGGAGCCCTTGGCCCAGCTGTCGAACTTGAACGGTCCGGTGCCGACCGGCTTCTCCTTGTTGCCGTCCGCCGATTCGGGCGCGACGATGACCGCGTCGCCGATGCCCATGTTGTAGAGGAACAGGCCCTCCGGGTGCTTCAGCGTCACCTTCACGGTGCCCGGATCGACCACGTCGACCGATTCGATGCCGGCGAAGATTGCCTTGGTCGCATTGGTGGAGTTTTCGGCGCGCGCGCGGTCCAGCGTGAACTTGACGTCGTCGGCGTTGAAATCCGTGCCGTCATGGAATTTCGCGCCGGTGCGCAGCTTGAAGGTGTAGACCTTGCCGTCGTCGGAGATGGTCCAGCTCTCGGCGAGCCCCGGTGCAACCTCGCCGGTGGCGGTGATGCGGGTCAGCGCTTCGAAGACATTGGCGTAGAGAATCTCGTCGATCGCTGCGGCTGCGCCCGCGGTCGGATCGAGATGCGGCGGTTCCAGCACGACGCCGACGACGATGTCCGTGCGTGCGGCGTTCGCCGCGGTGCTCGACGCGAGCGCAAGAGCCGTCGCCGCCAGAACTGACTTCCAAGCTGTCATTACAATCTCCCCGCGGAAAAATCCTGCGCGATACAAGCGCGAAATCGAGCGGGAGTAAATCGAGTTTGTTTCCGTTCCGGCAGTCGCCGGGGGAAACGCGTTTCTGATTTTTGCATCGGTCACGGCAATTCTCAGGAGCGGCCGACATTTTTCGGTGCGACCACCGCGGTCAAGCGATAGGATCGGCGGCGTGATGCTTGCCGATGAGGTGCCGGGCATGGACGCAGCAACATTGAAGGCGCAGCAGGCGCCGCTCAAGGACAGCTACCGCGAACAGCCGGAGAAAGCGCTGATCACGCTACGGGCACGCGGTTCGATCGACGACCAGTCGATTGCCTGCAAGGTGGAGACCGGCCGCGCGATCGCGACCGCCGGGCTGCACCCGGCGACCGGCGGCAGCGGACTGGAACTCTGTTCCGGCGACATGCTGCTGGAGGCGCTGGTGGCCTGCGCAGGCGTGACGCTGAAAGCCGTGGCGACCGCGCTGGATTTTGGGCTAACGGGCGCGACGGTTTCGGCCGAGGGCGACCTCGATTTCCGCGGCACGCTCGGCGTGGCAAAGGATGCGCCGGTGGGGTTCCAGAAGATCCGGCTGGCGTTCGAACTCGATACCGACGAACCGCAGGAGCGGATCGATTCGCTGCTGAAGCTGACGGAGCGCTACTGCGTAGTGTTCCAGACGCTGAACCAGCGGCCGGAGCTCACGGTGTCCGCGCGCACCGTCTAGTTGCGCGGCCCATTCAGCAGCAGGTCGAGGCCGATCGCCATCACCTTGGCCGATTCGACCATGTCCTGGATACCGACCCATTCGTCAGGCCGGTGGGCGAGGTCGAGGATGCCGGGGCCGTAGGCGATACAGTCGTAGATGTGGCCGATGCGGGCGACGTGCTTCTGGTCGTAGGTGCCCGGAGAGATGACGTAGTCAGGCTCGCGGTCGAAGATGGCGCGGATGCCCTCGGCGACGGCCTGCACGACGGGCGCGTCGCGCTCGGTCATGGTCGGTTGCACCTCCATGAGATCGCGGATTTCGTAGTCGAATTTTGGACGCTCGCGCTTCAGGCGGTCGAGGATCGACACCACCTCCTGCTTCACCTCGCCGATCTTCTCCTCCAGCAGGAAGCGGCGGTCGAGAGTGAGCCGGCACCAGTCGGGCACGTTCGGGGAGGGAAGTCCGGGACGGAAATCGTCGGTCTGCCCGCCGTGGATCGAGTTGAGGTTGAGGGTCGAGCGCCGCGCGCCCTCCGGCACGACAGGCATCTTCGTCTGCTTGCGGTCGAGTGCCGGGAACAGGTCGCGCTCGAACGCCTCAAGCACGGCGCCCATGTGGCGCACCGCGCAATCGCCGAGAAACGGCATCGAACCATGGGCGATCTCGCCCTTGGTCTCGATCTCCGCCCACCACACCCCGCGATGGCCGAGGCAGATGCGGTCCTTGTTCAGCGGTTCGGGGATGATGACGTGATCGACGCGGGGTTTTGAGAAATAACCCTTGCCGGCGAGGTAGGCGACGCCGCCGAAGCCGCCGGATTCCTCGTCCACGGTGCCTGAAATCTCGATGGCTCCCGGAAAGTCGGGACAGACTCGGAGAAACGCCTCCACCGCGATCACCGATGCCGCAAGACCGCCTTTCATGTCGCAGGCGCCGCGGCCATAGACGCGTCCGTCCCTAATGATCCCGGCGAAGGGATCGAGCGTCCAATCCTCGCCGGATTCGACCACGTCGATATGCGAATTGAAGTGCACCGTGGGGCCCGGCCTGGCGCCCTCCCGGCGCGCGATGACGTTGGTGCGGGGATAGCGGTCGCTGTCGCCCGGGGTTCCTTCGCCGCGAACGTACTCGACGGAGAAGCCGCCGCGCTGCAATCGATTACCCAGAAACTCGGCGCATGGCGTGTAGGCTTCGCCTGGCGGATTGATGGTCGGGAAGCGGATGAGGTCGACGGTCAGCTGGACCAGGTCGTCCACCAGGGAATCGATGTTTCGGAAAAGCATCTCGCGCATGGCCGGATTGGAACCGTTCATTCGGTACTTGGCAAGGGCGGAGCGCGTTGGCGCAACCTTTCCCCGCCGGAGGCGCAACACCCGAAACTTCTGAAGGCTCAAAAGGGTGGCTTCGGCAATCGCGTTGGGGGAGACGTGTCGAAGTGATGACGAGGCCTGTGCCGCACGCCCGCGGGCGACAGGTTCAACGCACAGCCATCTTCGCTGCGCCGCTGGGGCACCTGGGGTCTGCAAAATTCGTCGTGAAGTGGCGGTCGTGAGGCATTTCCTTTCCCGGATGTCACCTATAGGGAATCAGGGTGAGGAGATTTTTCTAACGATGCAGGCCGAACCGCATCTCGAATTGTCGGCGCCCGTCGGTGACGAGGTGCGCAAGACCACCTGCTACATGTGCGCCTGCCGCTGCGGCATCGACGTCCATCTGAAGGACGGCAAGATCCGCTACATCGAGGGCAATCGCGACCATCCGGTGAACAAGGGCGTGCTCTGCGCCAAGGGCTCGGCCGGCATCATGCAGCATTACGCGCCGGCGCGGCTGAAGGCTCCGATGAAGCGGGTCGGCCCTCGCGG
This portion of the Mesorhizobium shangrilense genome encodes:
- a CDS encoding acetylornithine deacetylase/succinyl-diaminopimelate desuccinylase family protein; protein product: MNGSNPAMREMLFRNIDSLVDDLVQLTVDLIRFPTINPPGEAYTPCAEFLGNRLQRGGFSVEYVRGEGTPGDSDRYPRTNVIARREGARPGPTVHFNSHIDVVESGEDWTLDPFAGIIRDGRVYGRGACDMKGGLAASVIAVEAFLRVCPDFPGAIEISGTVDEESGGFGGVAYLAGKGYFSKPRVDHVIIPEPLNKDRICLGHRGVWWAEIETKGEIAHGSMPFLGDCAVRHMGAVLEAFERDLFPALDRKQTKMPVVPEGARRSTLNLNSIHGGQTDDFRPGLPSPNVPDWCRLTLDRRFLLEEKIGEVKQEVVSILDRLKRERPKFDYEIRDLMEVQPTMTERDAPVVQAVAEGIRAIFDREPDYVISPGTYDQKHVARIGHIYDCIAYGPGILDLAHRPDEWVGIQDMVESAKVMAIGLDLLLNGPRN
- a CDS encoding OsmC family protein, producing MDAATLKAQQAPLKDSYREQPEKALITLRARGSIDDQSIACKVETGRAIATAGLHPATGGSGLELCSGDMLLEALVACAGVTLKAVATALDFGLTGATVSAEGDLDFRGTLGVAKDAPVGFQKIRLAFELDTDEPQERIDSLLKLTERYCVVFQTLNQRPELTVSARTV
- a CDS encoding ABC transporter substrate-binding protein, with amino-acid sequence MTAWKSVLAATALALASSTAANAARTDIVVGVVLEPPHLDPTAGAAAAIDEILYANVFEALTRITATGEVAPGLAESWTISDDGKVYTFKLRTGAKFHDGTDFNADDVKFTLDRARAENSTNATKAIFAGIESVDVVDPGTVKVTLKHPEGLFLYNMGIGDAVIVAPESADGNKEKPVGTGPFKFDSWAKGSSIKLSKADGYWGDPVALDKVEFRIIPDAAAAVPALLSGDVQAFPNAPVGDALPQLQADPRLKVVIGTTEGETLLSMNNKKPPFDKLEVRQAIASAIDRAAIIAGNGSGLGAPIGSHMSPANPAYVDLTGTYPHDIAKAKEYLKAAGLENGFNATLKLPPPAYARDGGQVIASQLREIGINLEIVPVEWADWLSKVFTEKDYDLTIVSHTEPNDIDIYSRPGYYFQYENSEFNKVIADLSVTADDAKRKELLGAAQKILAHDVPAVFLFELAKVGVWDAKVEGMWENSPIQANDMTKVKWVD